Proteins co-encoded in one Gadus morhua chromosome 6, gadMor3.0, whole genome shotgun sequence genomic window:
- the LOC115545855 gene encoding eosinophil peroxidase, protein MYEILCLLTVALVGLQCNASTGDHRVFIENIVKEAMAKVDQDYEYSRRESLSRVRRSRVTPSDILRLLKQPSGLSRSAVRASDYMDHAIQLLQKRSLQEHRVHKRSINATDLIMEEDLKTIADITGCSARLRSPSCKTTPNLERFRTANSECNNKKNSRLGAANIPFTRWLPAKYQDGFSLPAGWDPKVKKNNHLLPLVRKVSNQIFDARTNALTSDPLYTHLVTIFGQWTDHDLTFTPHIPVIRSFNDGIDCAKTCERKEPCFPMVFPENDRRLKNSDSPKCMPFFRSAAACGSGNTGFLFGGRAVRQQLNTLTAYIDSGQVYGSDVSLATKLRDLSSDLGLLRVNAMYNDSGRELLPFTSMTNNMCSSRAAITGETDAQEVPCFIAGDERTNENIALTSLHTLLMREHNRLARALAKLNPHWSGERLYQEARKIMGGYFQVITFRDYLRHIVGPSVIAKRLSTYPGYSEAVDPSISNVFATAAYRFAHLAIQPVIFRLDENFKEHSEFGNVMLHKAFFAPWRIVFEGGVDPILRGLVGQRAKLNTQDNMMNTDLRDRLFKFLDDLALDLAALNLQRGRDHGLPGYNDWRKFCKLSQPRDVDELAAVLNNTELAEALIELYGTPDNIDVFLGGVAEPFVPGGRVGDLFACLISVQFQNIRQGDRLWWENDGVFTGTQRKSMMSASLARIMCDNTGIVEVPERPFEYQPRSGYTKCEKIPSFDLSPWKENEDEEADSTTGKPHDPEYRGPPGPQGPQGPPGPAGSTPAVGFSVRLGESYPKANVPIVFSSVIYNGQDAYDVKKGIFTCVQPGVYEFQFHCTIHGKSGSVDLKRNKELILHSYTTKQSGYLTASGSTLLSLKKGDLVYLIANSGGNGLNKDSYFSGHLLFAV, encoded by the exons ATGTATGAGATTCTTTGTCTGCTGACTGTGGCTCTGGTGGGGTTGCAGTGCAATGCTAGTACTG GTGACCACAGGGTCTTCATTGAGAATATCGTCAAGGAGGCCATGGCGAAGGTGGATCAGGACTACGAGTACTCAAGACGAGA GAGCCTTTCTCGTGTTCGGAGGAGCAGAGTGACCCCTTCAGACATACTGAGGCTCCTCAAACAGCCGTCTGGTCTGTCCCGCTCCGCCGTCCGCGCCTCAGACTACATGGACCACGCCATCCAGCTGCTGCAGAAGAGGTCTCTGCAGGAGCACCGTGTGCACAAGCGCTCCATCAACGCCACAG ATCTGATTATGGAAGAAGACCTGAAAACCATCGCTGATATAACAGGCTGCTCTGCGAGGCTTCGCTCCCCTTCTTGCAAAACCACGCCCAACCTGGAGAGGTTTCGCACCGCCAACAGCGAATGCAACAACAa GAAGAACAGCCGCCTGGGCGCCGCCAACATCCCCTTTACCCGCTGGCTGCCCGCCAAGTACCAAGACGGCTTCTCCCTGCCCGCCGGCTGGGACCCCAAAGTCAAGAAGAACAACCACCTCCTTCCTTTG GTGCGGAAAGTGTCAAACCAAATATTCGACGCACGGACCAATGCCCTGACCAGTGACCCACTGTACACCCACCTGGTGACCATTTTCGGTCAGTGGACCGACCACGACCTCACCTTCACCCCGCACATCCCCGTCATCCGCTCCTTCAACGACGGGATCGACTGCGCCAAGACGTGTGAAAGAAAGGAGCCCTGCTTCCCTATGGTG TTCCCAGAAAATGACCGTCGCCTGAAGAACTCGGATAGCCCGAAGTGCATGCCCTTCTTCCGCTCGGCGGCGGCGTGCGGCTCGGGGAACACGGGCTTCCTGTTTGGAGGCCGGGCCGTGCGTCAGCAGTTGAACACCCTCACTGCCTACATCGACTCGGGGCAGGTCTACGGATCAGACGTCAGCCTAGCCACCAAACTGCGGGACCTCAGCAGCGACCTTGGGCTCCTGAGGGTCAACGCCATGTACAACGACAGCGGTCGGGAACTCCTCCCCTTCACCAGCATGACCAACAACATGTGCTCCAGCCGCGCTGCCATCACCGGCGAAACGGACGCACAAGAGGTCCCCTGCTTCATTGCTG GTGACGAACGAACCAACGAGAATATTGCGCTGACTTCCTTGCACACGCTGTTGATGCGGGAACATAACCGGTTGGCCCGCGCTCTCGCTAAGCTCAACCCCCACTGGAGCGGCGAGAGGTTGTACCAAGAGGCCCGCAAAATCATGGGGGGGTACTTCCAG GTGATTACCTTCCGGGATTACCTGCGGCACATTGTCGGACCAAGCGTCATCGCCAAACGGCTGTCCACCTACCCCGGGTACAGTGAGGCCGTGGACCCAAGCATCTCCAACGTGTTCGCCACGGCGGCCTACCGCTTCGCTCACCTCGCTATCCAGCCCGTCATCTTCCGTCTGGACGAGAACTTCAAGGAACACTCTGAGTTCGGCAACGTGATGCTGCACAAGGCCTTCTTCGCTCCATGGAGAATTGTTTTTGAAG ggGGTGTGGACCCGATCCTCCGAGGGCTGGTGGGTCAGAGGGCGAAGCTGAACACTCAGGACAACATGATGAACACCGACCTGAGAGACCGTCTGTTCAAGTTCCTTGATGACCTGGCTCTAGACCTGGCAGCCCTGAACCTGCAGAGGGGTCGTGACCATGGCCTTccag GATACAACGACTGGCGCAAGTTCTGCAAGCTCTCGCAGCCCAGGGACGTGGATGAGCTGGCAGCAGTTCTGAACAACACTGAGCTGGCCGAGGCCCTGATTGAGCTCTACGGCACTCCTGACAACATCGACGTGTTCCTGGGTGGCGTGGCCGAGCCCTTCGTCCCGGGAGGGCGGGTGGGCGACCTGTTCGCCTGTCTCATCAGCGTCCAGTTCCAAAACATCCGCCAGGGAGACAG ACTTTGGTGGGAGAACGACGGGGTCTTCACAGGAACCCAACGGAAATCCATGATGAGCGCATCGCTTGCCCGCATAATGTGTGACAACACGGGCATTGTTGAAGTCCCAGAGAGACCCTTTGAATACCAGCCCCGGTCTGGCTACACCAAGTGTGAGAAGATCCCAAGCTTTGACCTCAGCCCATGGAAAGAGAACG aggatgaggaggctgATTCAACCACAGGAAAACCACATGACCCAG AATATCGCGGCCCGCCTGGACCCCAGGGCCCCCAAGGTCCGCCCGGCCCTGCCGGGTCCACGCCCGCCGTCGGCTTCTCGGTACGACTGGGCGAGAGTTACCCCAAGGCCAACGTGCCCATCGTCTTCAGCAGTGTGATCTACAACGGGCAGGACGCGTACGACGTCAAGAAGGGCATCTTCACCTGCGTGCAGCCCGGCGTCTACGAGTTCCAGTTCCACTGCACCATCCACGGCAAGTCCGGGAGCGTGGATCTGAAGCGCAACAAGGAGCTGATCCTCCACTCGTACACCACCAAGCAGAGCGGCTACCTCACTGCCTCAGGGAGCACCCTCCTCTCGCTGAAGAAGGGCGACCTCGTCTACCTGATTGCCAACTCTGGAGGAAACGGCCTTAACAAAGACAGCTACTTCTCCGGCCATCTGCTCTTCGCGGTATAG